Proteins encoded in a region of the bacterium genome:
- a CDS encoding glutathione peroxidase codes for MYMTIKSLSRQVFSLVLLACSACGLNGRSSADQLQRAGGHVALDQTITRIDGREEKVDDYRGKALLIVNTASKCGFTKQYAGLEELHRRYGSRGLVVMGFPCNDFMGQEPGSNEEILAFCENTFAVDFPMFAKLKVQGTEAHPLYRALTEQSPEPLRGPIKWNFTKFLVDPQGQVVARFEPKVDPLDADLLAAVERVLPMGL; via the coding sequence ATGTACATGACCATTAAGTCCTTGTCGCGACAGGTCTTCTCGCTTGTCCTGCTCGCCTGTTCGGCTTGTGGATTGAACGGGCGCAGCTCCGCCGATCAATTGCAGAGAGCAGGAGGACACGTGGCGCTCGACCAGACCATCACCCGCATCGACGGCCGCGAGGAGAAGGTGGATGATTATCGCGGCAAAGCCCTGCTGATCGTCAACACGGCCTCAAAATGTGGCTTCACCAAGCAGTACGCCGGCCTGGAAGAGCTGCACCGCCGTTATGGTTCCCGCGGCCTGGTGGTGATGGGATTCCCTTGCAATGACTTCATGGGACAGGAGCCGGGCAGCAACGAGGAGATCCTCGCCTTCTGCGAGAACACCTTTGCGGTGGATTTCCCCATGTTTGCCAAGCTGAAGGTACAAGGGACGGAGGCGCACCCCCTGTATCGCGCGTTGACCGAGCAAAGTCCTGAGCCGCTGCGCGGGCCCATCAAGTGGAACTTCACCAAATTCCTGGTGGACCCGCAGGGGCAGGTGGTGGCCCGCTTCGAGCCGAAGGTGGATCCCCTGGACGCCGATCTGCTGGCAGCGGTGGAGCGGGTTCTGCCCATGGGGCTCTGA
- a CDS encoding C10 family peptidase produces MRRCLIVTLLAASAALAAPVSQDLATSVAEAWLAVRTYAGQPRSAVSAVAWPNADDAAAWLVPLQPEGFVLVSADDALQPVLGWSEQGEATAWELPPALEEFLVIVGREVRQARLNGWAAHVGWHTVLRGDAPASRELGVLPLLTCTWDQGAGWNAFCPADGGGPGGRVWAGCVATSMGQIMHYWQQPWQGFGSHGYMSDYGWLYADFSAATYDWSQIQANSPTVEAAELLYHCGIAVDMMYGPDGSGAYVGWGNPTALTAMRDNFGYPNAQFIAKSNFTWTGWRNRLRQELDAGRPILHSGYGSGGHAFNLDGWREDGYFHLNWGWSGAYNGWFLIDALTPGGNNFSEGQGAVVNLLPMQYQAAPVMAHPVNNSEDVACTPTLFQWAAAEGALSYELVIDDDAGFQQPVLTLSGLTGTQVAVEDLLHYSQYYWRIRSHGVQGTGPWSPTAGFFTAYWDQTPPPAPATPLNGAVNVNLDPTVLVWNFVTGAQSYRVQVSADPGFADTVVDTTGVLAHYVLLRNVLQPATTYWWRVMCDGLAGWSEWSVIRNLTTMQTTHVPAGQVPADWGLEAAWPNPFNPATQLSFQLGAAATVNLRVFNLLGVELAHLIQDQPLAAGRHHRTWRAEGLPSGTYLVVLEASGRRFVQKVTLLR; encoded by the coding sequence ATGCGGCGCTGCCTGATCGTGACCCTGCTGGCCGCCAGTGCGGCCCTCGCCGCCCCTGTATCGCAGGATCTGGCCACGTCGGTGGCGGAGGCCTGGCTGGCTGTCCGGACCTACGCGGGACAGCCGCGATCGGCCGTGTCCGCCGTCGCGTGGCCCAACGCGGATGATGCGGCCGCCTGGCTGGTGCCGCTGCAACCCGAGGGCTTCGTGCTGGTGTCCGCCGACGACGCCCTCCAGCCTGTGCTGGGATGGTCGGAGCAGGGCGAGGCCACGGCCTGGGAGCTGCCGCCCGCCCTGGAGGAGTTTCTGGTCATCGTCGGGCGGGAAGTCCGGCAGGCGCGTTTGAACGGATGGGCTGCGCATGTGGGGTGGCACACGGTGCTGCGGGGGGATGCCCCCGCCAGCCGCGAGCTGGGCGTATTGCCTCTGTTGACCTGCACGTGGGACCAGGGCGCCGGATGGAATGCCTTCTGTCCCGCGGACGGCGGCGGTCCCGGCGGCCGGGTGTGGGCCGGCTGCGTGGCCACTTCCATGGGCCAGATCATGCATTACTGGCAGCAACCCTGGCAAGGCTTCGGCAGCCATGGCTACATGTCCGATTATGGCTGGCTCTACGCGGATTTCTCCGCCGCCACCTACGACTGGAGCCAGATCCAGGCCAACTCCCCCACGGTCGAGGCCGCCGAGCTCTTGTATCACTGCGGCATCGCCGTGGACATGATGTACGGGCCGGACGGCAGCGGCGCCTATGTGGGCTGGGGGAACCCCACCGCCCTGACGGCCATGCGTGACAACTTCGGTTACCCCAACGCCCAATTCATCGCCAAGAGCAACTTCACCTGGACGGGTTGGCGCAATCGCCTGCGCCAGGAGCTCGACGCCGGCCGTCCCATCCTGCACAGCGGCTATGGGAGCGGCGGCCACGCCTTCAACCTGGACGGCTGGCGCGAGGACGGATACTTCCACCTCAACTGGGGCTGGAGCGGAGCCTACAACGGCTGGTTCCTGATCGACGCCCTGACTCCCGGCGGCAACAACTTCAGCGAGGGCCAGGGCGCGGTCGTCAACCTGCTGCCGATGCAGTATCAGGCGGCGCCTGTCATGGCGCATCCGGTGAACAACAGCGAGGACGTGGCCTGCACCCCCACGCTGTTCCAGTGGGCCGCCGCCGAAGGCGCGCTCAGCTATGAGCTGGTGATCGACGACGATGCCGGATTCCAGCAGCCCGTGCTCACCTTGAGCGGCCTGACCGGCACCCAGGTGGCCGTGGAGGATCTGCTGCACTACAGCCAATACTACTGGCGCATCCGCAGTCACGGCGTGCAGGGCACGGGTCCCTGGTCACCCACGGCGGGATTCTTCACCGCCTACTGGGACCAGACGCCGCCCCCGGCGCCGGCCACGCCGCTCAACGGGGCCGTCAATGTCAACCTGGATCCCACGGTGCTGGTGTGGAACTTCGTCACCGGCGCCCAGAGCTACCGCGTGCAGGTGTCGGCCGATCCGGGATTCGCCGACACCGTGGTGGACACCACCGGCGTGTTGGCCCACTACGTCCTGCTGCGCAATGTGCTGCAGCCGGCCACCACCTACTGGTGGCGCGTCATGTGCGACGGATTGGCCGGTTGGAGCGAATGGTCGGTGATCCGCAACCTGACCACGATGCAGACCACCCACGTGCCAGCAGGCCAGGTGCCCGCTGACTGGGGTCTGGAGGCCGCCTGGCCCAACCCCTTCAATCCCGCCACCCAGCTTTCCTTCCAGCTGGGCGCTGCCGCCACGGTCAACCTCCGGGTCTTCAACCTGCTTGGCGTGGAACTGGCCCATCTGATCCAGGACCAGCCCCTGGCCGCCGGCCGGCACCACCGGACTTGGCGGGCGGAGGGCTTGCCCAGCGGCACCTATCTGGTGGTCCTGGAGGCATCCGGACGCCGCTTCGTGCAGAAGGTCACCTTGCTGCGGTAG
- a CDS encoding M1 family aminopeptidase gives MAQGDERVDSLHAYDALRYDASLWLSFGPPAHLQASMTIDLVAREALDALQLHLRGYTVADVCLNGQATPFTREADRLLLDLAGHALAPGDSARLVLHYAGPPVWENGLGLSVSPQIAYTLSDPWGTRNWLPCFDEPHDKALWSVSVRADSTFATLANGELLGITHHGDGTSTWAYRHDVPMSSYLVSFACGRLTILEDNWNGLPMRWFVYPQHVAPAWQAVSRMDQMLACFTSLWGGYPFSSYAMGEAPIYGGMGGMEHQTCTTIGSGIIAAGLQYESIIAHELSHMWWGDSVTPVDFRHVWLNEGWATYAEAYFYQHLAGGSADAFLEYLRLIQQTYLNWDTQFQPIHAPPPNNLFTINQYEKAASVLHMLRDLMGEVAFHQAQRDWLAAHRHGTVDAREYQEAMEAASGLDLDWFFQQWIYRGGYPTYHTVTEQREEGDFCRIHLTVNQSHQVQESFRARLPIRLLTSAALLDTFVWIEDPSTQHSWLLPGVFDTLLFNHRETVLCRHVTVPPQPGPPLWQVRSFTMDDSEGGNGDGDLAPGDWAWLSLTVENVGGWDTDIQFSLGSSTLDVAGAWEPVPEAGGGTVVTLPTGHVQISGWNQSGMAYADLVLHSTSFGHTAQTSSFRLPMGDPWLLLAMPGSQMNLLPYYEDSLDSLRVFTDHLRVDLDPLPPPGLPDHSALLWFTGAGGQVLEADQQSYLRGIHTLAQGTVFVSGQDAWDQPAAECLFQPLSTNVADVVVDGLPGTVFEGLSALLIGAGGAGNQVGRSSLQACEGVEYSVPLAVYRNSQEAAILGAAHWDMEMTLFACGFGLEAISGMANTNSRQEWMGAVVELLQPGTPLPPRASGQRAPAFTLGMPHPNPFNPMARIPYTLHRSTNLLITLHDVAGREVAVLHRGEVSAGSHTLRVDGRGLASGLYFLALEDGTEEAVRKLLLIK, from the coding sequence GTGGCGCAGGGTGACGAGCGGGTGGACAGCCTTCACGCCTACGACGCCCTGCGCTATGACGCCTCGTTGTGGCTCAGCTTTGGGCCGCCCGCCCACCTGCAGGCCTCGATGACCATCGACCTGGTGGCACGCGAGGCGCTGGACGCTCTTCAACTCCACCTGCGCGGCTACACGGTGGCGGACGTCTGCCTCAACGGCCAGGCGACCCCCTTCACCCGCGAGGCGGACCGGCTCCTCCTCGACCTGGCCGGTCATGCGCTGGCTCCCGGGGACAGTGCCAGGCTTGTGCTGCACTACGCCGGTCCGCCCGTCTGGGAGAATGGGCTGGGGCTTTCCGTCTCCCCGCAGATCGCCTATACCCTGTCCGATCCGTGGGGCACGCGCAACTGGCTGCCCTGCTTTGATGAACCGCATGACAAAGCGCTGTGGAGTGTTTCCGTGCGGGCCGACTCGACCTTTGCCACCCTGGCCAACGGCGAATTGCTTGGGATCACGCACCATGGAGACGGCACCAGCACCTGGGCCTATCGCCACGATGTCCCCATGAGCAGCTACCTGGTCAGCTTTGCATGCGGACGCCTGACCATCCTGGAGGATAATTGGAACGGCCTGCCCATGCGTTGGTTCGTCTACCCCCAGCATGTGGCACCGGCATGGCAGGCGGTGTCCCGGATGGATCAGATGTTGGCCTGTTTCACGTCCTTGTGGGGCGGGTATCCCTTCTCAAGCTACGCCATGGGTGAGGCGCCCATCTATGGTGGCATGGGTGGCATGGAGCATCAGACCTGCACAACCATCGGCAGCGGCATCATTGCCGCCGGCCTGCAGTACGAGTCGATCATCGCCCACGAATTGAGCCACATGTGGTGGGGGGACAGCGTCACGCCCGTCGACTTCCGCCATGTCTGGCTCAACGAGGGATGGGCCACCTATGCCGAAGCGTATTTCTATCAACATCTTGCCGGTGGCAGCGCAGACGCTTTCCTGGAGTACCTGCGCCTGATCCAACAGACCTATCTCAATTGGGACACGCAGTTCCAGCCCATCCATGCTCCCCCGCCCAACAACCTCTTCACCATCAACCAGTATGAGAAGGCGGCCAGCGTCCTCCACATGTTGCGGGATCTGATGGGGGAGGTCGCTTTCCACCAAGCCCAGCGCGACTGGCTGGCGGCACACCGCCACGGCACGGTGGACGCCCGGGAGTATCAAGAGGCGATGGAAGCCGCCTCTGGACTGGATCTGGACTGGTTCTTCCAGCAATGGATCTACCGGGGTGGCTACCCGACCTACCACACCGTGACCGAGCAGCGGGAGGAGGGGGACTTCTGCCGCATCCATTTGACGGTCAACCAAAGCCATCAGGTGCAGGAGTCCTTCCGGGCCCGCCTTCCCATCCGCCTCCTCACCAGCGCGGCGCTGCTGGACACCTTCGTCTGGATCGAAGACCCCTCCACACAGCACAGTTGGCTTCTGCCGGGCGTTTTTGACACCCTGCTTTTCAACCATCGGGAAACTGTCCTTTGTCGTCACGTCACCGTGCCACCGCAGCCGGGTCCTCCGCTGTGGCAGGTGCGGAGTTTCACCATGGACGACAGCGAAGGCGGCAACGGGGACGGCGACCTGGCCCCAGGCGATTGGGCCTGGCTCAGCCTGACCGTGGAGAACGTGGGCGGCTGGGACACGGACATCCAGTTCAGCCTGGGCAGCTCCACCCTGGATGTGGCCGGTGCTTGGGAGCCCGTGCCCGAGGCCGGCGGTGGCACAGTTGTGACCCTGCCGACTGGCCACGTGCAAATCAGCGGCTGGAACCAGTCGGGGATGGCCTATGCCGACCTTGTCCTGCATTCCACCAGCTTCGGCCACACCGCACAGACCAGCTCCTTCCGCCTGCCCATGGGCGACCCCTGGCTCCTGCTGGCCATGCCCGGCTCCCAGATGAATCTGCTTCCCTACTACGAGGATTCGCTTGATTCATTGCGCGTCTTCACCGATCACCTGCGCGTTGATCTCGATCCGCTGCCCCCCCCCGGGCTGCCCGACCACAGCGCCCTGCTCTGGTTCACCGGAGCCGGCGGCCAGGTGCTGGAGGCCGACCAGCAATCCTACTTGCGCGGGATCCACACACTTGCTCAAGGCACGGTGTTCGTCAGCGGTCAGGACGCCTGGGACCAGCCCGCGGCCGAATGCCTCTTCCAACCGCTCAGCACCAATGTGGCCGATGTGGTGGTGGATGGCTTGCCCGGAACCGTGTTTGAAGGTTTAAGCGCCCTGCTCATCGGGGCGGGCGGAGCCGGCAACCAGGTCGGCCGCAGCTCTCTGCAGGCTTGCGAGGGTGTCGAATACTCCGTGCCGCTGGCCGTCTATCGCAACAGCCAGGAAGCGGCCATCCTGGGAGCTGCCCATTGGGACATGGAGATGACCTTGTTCGCTTGCGGCTTCGGTTTGGAAGCCATCTCCGGCATGGCCAACACCAACAGCCGGCAGGAATGGATGGGCGCCGTGGTCGAGTTGCTGCAGCCGGGCACGCCCCTGCCTCCCCGGGCAAGCGGGCAGCGAGCACCCGCTTTCACGCTTGGCATGCCACATCCAAATCCCTTCAACCCTATGGCACGCATTCCCTACACACTGCATCGATCGACCAACCTGCTGATCACCTTGCATGATGTGGCGGGCCGCGAAGTCGCTGTCCTGCACAGGGGCGAAGTGTCCGCTGGATCCCACACGCTGAGGGTGGACGGCCGTGGTCTGGCATCGGGGCTTTACTTCCTTGCACTGGAGGATGGGACCGAAGAGGCGGTGCGGAAGCTCTTGCTGATCAAGTGA
- a CDS encoding transcriptional repressor: protein MQRDTRQRRAIREVILKEARPLTPLEILSLAQAIVPRMGLATIYRNLRLLSQEGFLREVHIAGEAPRFERSDTGHHHHFYCFRCGIVTEISGCRPEVNSLVPPGFVQDFHELTFYGVCATCQAVEDGRGSE, encoded by the coding sequence ATGCAACGTGACACTCGGCAACGACGCGCCATCCGCGAGGTGATCCTGAAGGAGGCTCGACCGCTGACGCCCCTTGAGATCCTCTCCTTGGCCCAGGCGATCGTACCCCGCATGGGCCTCGCCACGATCTACCGAAATCTGCGGTTGCTTTCCCAGGAAGGATTCCTGCGCGAGGTGCACATTGCCGGTGAAGCCCCACGATTCGAGCGCTCGGACACGGGACATCACCACCATTTCTATTGCTTTCGTTGCGGGATTGTCACTGAGATCAGCGGGTGCCGGCCTGAGGTGAACAGCCTCGTGCCACCGGGATTCGTCCAGGATTTCCACGAACTGACCTTCTACGGTGTTTGCGCAACCTGCCAAGCCGTTGAGGACGGCAGGGGAAGCGAGTAG